The window CGATTAATGATAACAGAAACAAGGTTTCTCCCTCATGATGCTATTTTATCAAGCCAGGATAAAAAGTCAATACCTTCGAAAACCGGGGCCTCAAAAACCAGTCGCAGTCTTATTTTTTCTTCTTTTTTTCTGGTTCGGCAACGAGATTCAAGAAATTATTTATCGTATACTCACTCACTAAAAATATCGTTGTTTTATCCGGAAGTTTTACCAGATAATTATATTCGCGCTTTTCGCCAATCTCTAAGGTATATTCCGAACCACCGGTAGTAATGATTTTTAAATTATGGCGTGGCTGGAAATGGGAAGTATCGGAAAATCCGACAGCTCGCAGGTCACTCAGGGTATACAGAACTCCATCAATTTTATACTTTTCCAGGGTCCTATCTTTATATAACCATAAGGTATCTTTTTTTACTATCTCTTCACCGTCGATCGAGATTTTTTCAATCAGCTCCCGGTCAATCTTTAGGATTCTCTTATCCCGCCAGTCATCGGGTTTGATATCCACCTGGTGCTTGTTCAGACCACTGACCAGATATACTTTATCATCGTTGGCAAAACGAAAATAGGAATGTTGATAGTCGCCCGCATATTTTCCAATGTAGAAGGCGATTTCCTTTTTCCCCTTGAGAATCAGTTTCGTTCCTTTTTCACCCACTTCAAAATCGTCGAACTTTTCCTTCCGGCGTGAGATAACTTCACCCAGTTTTAAATTTTTGAGATTGTTGAGAAGAAAGGTTATCGTGGAACTATCACCGGGATAGGAAAAAGGTCGGATGATACGGTAATTATTCTCTTTTATCTCAATCTCGGTGGTGTCGGTTGGACGACAGATCACGATGGATTGCAATTCAGCAACCGAAAATAGGGGTGGGGCTGAAGGTTTTCGGCTGGTTAAAAGTAAAACCAAAAATAAGATCACAATTATGATGACAAGGATGAGAATATTTCTATACTTCATAAGGTATCTTACCTCCTTTCCTTATCTGCCATCTTACTATCCCCACAATAACAAATATCAGAGCCGGTAGGATTGGAGCCAAATACTGGATAAAGGTCTTCAAACTCTTGCTGATTTCTTTTAAGGGTCGGATACTAACCGCTTTGGACCGGATTGATATCAAAATTTCGTCCTGGGTGAGCCAGTCCAGGATGTTCATAAATAAGGCGATTCCGGGTGCACTGAGAAATTTTTCGTCAATGAATTTTGAGGATCCGACGATTACCACTCTCTTGTCTCCAGAAAGACAATTAATGGTGCTGAAGGGACCTTTCTCATCAAAGGGCAATGGGAAGGGTAGAAAGCGCTGCTGGTCCATGGGATTTAAACTTTGTGGTGAGTTTCGGAGCCAAGAAGCCTTGGAGGTCCTTGCCAATTCTTCACCACCTCTCACTGGACTCACATAGGGGAGGACCACAGCCTCAAAATCCTTGGTTATGGGATTGGTTT of the candidate division WOR-3 bacterium genome contains:
- a CDS encoding DUF4340 domain-containing protein → MKYRNILILVIIIVILFLVLLLTSRKPSAPPLFSVAELQSIVICRPTDTTEIEIKENNYRIIRPFSYPGDSSTITFLLNNLKNLKLGEVISRRKEKFDDFEVGEKGTKLILKGKKEIAFYIGKYAGDYQHSYFRFANDDKVYLVSGLNKHQVDIKPDDWRDKRILKIDRELIEKISIDGEEIVKKDTLWLYKDRTLEKYKIDGVLYTLSDLRAVGFSDTSHFQPRHNLKIITTGGSEYTLEIGEKREYNYLVKLPDKTTIFLVSEYTINNFLNLVAEPEKKKKK